From one Plantibacter flavus genomic stretch:
- a CDS encoding PP2C family protein-serine/threonine phosphatase — protein sequence MTEHGQRTVTLPGGRRVSLAWAGMTDVGKRRELNEDAFVALPPVFAVADGMGGHSAGEVASAAVAHRLTKATEGAEILTVDGLVDALRMAVADMIDTAEEGELGMGTTVTGVVLTADEGEGRVAVFNIGDSRVYRLQEGELVQVTEDHSIVQELIRAGAISPEEAEFHPNSNMITRAVGPSDDPVPDVELFPIETGARWLVCSDGLTKELTDHGIWYFLTEGATPVDAAELLLRAALDNGGRDNVSVIVLDIAAVDEAVDESVEQPAS from the coding sequence GGCCGGCATGACCGATGTCGGCAAGCGGCGCGAATTGAACGAGGACGCCTTCGTGGCGCTCCCTCCCGTGTTCGCCGTGGCCGACGGCATGGGCGGGCACTCCGCCGGCGAGGTCGCGAGTGCGGCGGTCGCGCACCGCCTGACCAAGGCCACCGAGGGAGCCGAGATCCTCACCGTCGACGGCCTCGTCGACGCGCTGCGCATGGCCGTCGCGGACATGATCGACACCGCGGAGGAGGGCGAACTCGGCATGGGTACGACCGTCACCGGTGTCGTGTTGACGGCGGACGAGGGCGAGGGTCGCGTCGCGGTCTTCAACATCGGCGACTCCCGGGTGTACCGCCTGCAGGAGGGCGAGCTGGTCCAGGTCACCGAGGACCACTCGATCGTCCAGGAGCTGATCCGCGCAGGGGCGATCAGCCCGGAGGAGGCGGAGTTCCACCCGAACAGCAACATGATCACCCGGGCCGTCGGTCCGTCGGACGACCCCGTACCTGACGTCGAGCTCTTCCCGATCGAGACCGGTGCCCGATGGCTCGTCTGCTCGGACGGGCTTACGAAGGAACTCACCGACCACGGGATCTGGTACTTCCTGACGGAGGGGGCCACGCCGGTCGACGCGGCCGAACTCCTCCTACGTGCCGCCCTCGACAACGGCGGACGCGACAACGTCTCGGTCATCGTGCTCGATATCGCGGCGGTCGACGAGGCCGTGGACGAGAGCGTCGAGCAGCCCGCCTCCTGA